The following DNA comes from Papaver somniferum cultivar HN1 chromosome 4, ASM357369v1, whole genome shotgun sequence.
aaaatatgtaacgttatattacaaagtataaaacgtggttgattattctaatgttaaaataaactcgataaaacacatgtccattttaaaaaaattggtgcaatcaattaCCATGTTATGTAATACCTAACCGAACGACAAGAATCAAAAACTTCCTTGAAATCTTTCTTTTACGTCCATATGGTATCCTTTCTGAATGGCTTGTAGAGTTGCATCATCTTCAGCAGCAAAGTCTATATTGGATTTCTGCAGCTCCTTTCCCCATTATAATGCTAGAGAAGCTAATCTGTCTGATTTGTTAGCTCTGTTGAGTCCAATTGTTGTGTCCTTATAGTTTCTGGCCCCCATACATTTGCCTGAAAAGTACATAACAAGAAGACCAAAGTTAGTATAGGGAATTAAATCACCAGTAGCATTATGAGTATTGACTACCAGAATACTAATGCTGATGGTGATTAGTTATTTTCAAGGCAGTACTATCAGCAGAAGGGGGGATATTTCCGAACACCATATCACATCTggctttccaaatgaaccaacaaATAGTAGCATAGGTAGCATTCCAGCTGGAATTATGGTTTTGAGAGGTAAACCAGCTATTGAACCAATCATGGAAAGAGCATAAGTTGTTGAATAGTTGATGAGAATTTCCACTTTCCCAAACTTCAGAAGCAGCAGGACATGTGAGGAGAACATGAGTGATATCTTCCTTGGCACTCTTACAAATTTTGCAGATTGGATCGATATAAGATAAGATGATGGCATTCTTAGCATTAGTTGGAAGTAtgccatgagcacatttccatatGAATAATTGGATGGCTGGAGAAGCATCAAGATTCCATACTTTTTCCCAAGGGGAAGTGAGAACATCATTAGCATACTTATCAGCAATTTGTTTTTCATATAGAGATTTAACAGAGAATACCCATTTGTTAGTTAGTCTCCATATTATAGTGTCTTCAGAATTGATATTATGTTGGGTAAGAAGGATATGCTGTTGAACATCCTGAGTAAACCAAAAGGCCAAAATTCTTATATCCCAATCACCAGTAGAATTAAAAAGCTGGATGACATAGATAAGGTTAGAAGGGCAGTTAGGAGGTTTTGGAATGATGTCAGATTGACCCTCAAACCATCTGTCCTCCCATATGTGAATTTTGTTACCTTCCCCAATCCTCCATATGTAATACTTCTGAATAGTAATAATGCCTTCATGAatacctttccatatccaagagtcAGAAGGTTTTGGTTTGGTATCCGTTCTTATAAACTCTTGGTTAGGGAAGTCAGCGGCCTTCATAGAGCATCTCCAGGGAGATTGAGGTTCTGTGATTAGTCTCCGGGCTAGTTCTGTGATCATGGAAATGTTGAAATATTCCATATTCTTGAAACCTAGACCTCCCAATTATTTAGGCTTGTTAACATCATCACAAGCTATATAGTAAAGTCCTTTGGGTTTATCTTGATCTTTGTTCCAAAAGAAATCTCTCTGGATAGCATTAATCTCCTTTACATGTGTCAGTTGGAAGATTAAAGCATTTCATTTGGTATATACTTGAAGTAGAGGTGACAGTTTGAATCATAGTGACTTTTCTAGCAGCAGACAAATTAGCTTTCCGCACATCTAGCATATGTTCACTTTATCAATGCATGGTTTGAAAGCTTGCACTTTTCTTTTGTTGGTGAAGAGAGAAGATCCCAAATATTTATCATTGGTGTCAATTTTTTGAACTTTCGTGGTGTTGCTTATTCTGTGAGCAATATCTGGATCTATGTTTTTACTGAAGAAGATGCCAGACTTAGCAAAGTTGATCATTTTCCCAGAAGATTGACTGAAGTCTTGGAAGACTTTGATAAGATTGTTGCATTCCTCCATATTCGCTTTACAGAAAACCTAACAGTCATCGGCGAAAATGAGGTGGCTGATGGTAGGGGCTTCAGAGCTTAGCTTAATTCCATGAATGAGGTTTTGAGATTCAACATGAATAAGGTATCTAGACAAGGCCTCCATGCAGAAGAGTAATCGATAAGGAGAGAAAGGGTCCCCCCTGTCTGAAGCTTCTAGTAGGCGTGAAGAACTTACCAGAGCCATTGACCAGAACATCAAGGTTGGTAGTAGAGATGCATTGAAGAAAAAGGTTACACCACTGGGGACTGAAGCCCGTTTGGACCATAATTTTTATAACAAAGTCCAACTGACTCTATCAAAGGCTTTAGTCATGTCAATTTTGATACCCATCTTCCTTTTATCCATTTTTTCCTTTCCTAGTATTCATATGATGGATATGTTCATGAGCAATGGCTATGTTCATGAGCAATGGCTATGTTATCAGAAATTTGCCTTCAATGGATGAAAGCAGATTGAAAGGGAGATATGAGTTAAGTTAGGAGAGGTTTGATTCTTTGAGCAATCAGCTTGGATATTATTTTATAGGTAGTATTGCATAAAGAGATAGGTCTGAAGTGAGAGAGGGAGGATGGGTTATCAGTTTTAGGAATGAGGAATATGAAGGTTGAGTTCATTTTTTTAAGAGATATCCAGAGGTGAAGAAGTTTTGTACCTTAATAGTAATGTCTTCCCCCACGGTTTCCCAGTTAGCTTggaaaaaattagaaggaaacCATTAGGCCTAGGTGCTTTGTCTCCATCCATACTAAAGAGAATAGATTTGATTTCAGAAATATCTGGCACTCTGAGGAGGTTAGTGTTCTCAGTGCTGGTGATGGTagaagaaataaaattgataatGGATTTATTGATGGTAATGGTTTCATCAATGGCCATAGCAGCAAAATGGTTGGTGAAGCAGTTAGTAATCTTCATACTATCATGTAGCCAAATAGCATCATCTTTTtgaatggagataatcttgtttCTTCTGTATCTTTTCTTAGAAGAGTCATGGAAGAACTTGGTATTTCTATCCCCCAGCTTTATGAATTGATCTCTGCTTTTTGTCTTCTAGAAATGCTCTTGTATATTCTGCCAGTGTTCAACATAGTACCCTGTGAAAAGCCAATGGCTGCCGTCGCTAAGATGAATAGTGACACTAATATGATTGTTAGATAAATCCTGAATAGTAATGTTTAAATTAGTTTTTAAAGTTAAGGACAGACCTCCAACAGTATTAATTTTACCTCTTGGTTCTACGAACCAAAATTTAGTGACGTCTACGTTACTAAGGATATGCTTAAGATTAATATAGTCCATTTGTGAATACTGAGGAGGCACAattgggtttttatttttttaatataaaaattTACAACTAAAGAAAACACTAATACAGTCCATTTGTGATATTGGTGTACATAAGCCCATTATTGTTCTTGTAACATTTCATttggaaccataatattgggcataccaaaaactttataGGCATACAAAGTTATTTTCCTAACCAGGGTgtattgataaggggtgtctaatgggtatgaatgacctatatacccttaaacacttcgaaaatattgatttataggctttaggttcggctgactcgtgttgatgagttatcagccaaacttcccgctgtagactgaattctttcgatcttgttttgatcataacttcttcgtccaatgtcggaatgacctcattctttttgcgttatcttcgtattttcattctcttgaagatgaagataaaatctacttgattttaatgggttaaaatctacgattttcattatataagctgaaccattaacattttttattcctgaactctcaggaataggttcggcttacatctatgagccgaaccaacccattgatgaacagttcggcttacatctatgagccgaacctcacataatttttcttccagatcacacaggactaggttcggctcattatgatatttttaaacaagccgaactagttggttcggctcataacaataacactttcagcttgccgaactgttcattagttgtcaatatccaggtttcagatcaaggttcggcgcataatttaggtgagttgtgagccgaacctaggttcggcgcataatttagttgcgttgttttttaagccgaacggttcttcaaattttcagcctaaaagtgtatatgaacagttcggctgatacgattttcattatataagccgaaccattaacattttttattccagaactctcaggaataggttcggctttctaggaaaattttatacaagccgaactagtgtctagcaaatgttcggcgcatacctaaacagtttcagctagccgaactgttcataaagggatcggttcggctcataaatgtaagtcgaaccttttcatcctccattgaatcattctcgtaatctaggaaatcaaccatttgggaatcattgttgtagttgatgtgtattttcctaggttttttagatgatatatgacactcctcatcctccattgaatcaagaattagaattttctccttctctttctctccttcttaatcaaaccaaaactttgattttttttccccaaatttttcatctaaacaactcttataattctgaaaattattttaatcactaaacaaaatatttaatcactgaTCAAGATTAGTAACGCTAATACATAAAATgcagatttgtcattaaaaaaatttggattaaggggttatctgattttgctatttcacaaccttttttgtcttcattcagtatgccttggaagattttggtatgcccaatattatggttcttcATTTGCATAAGCCAAGCTACATATGAGTATATGATCCAATGAACCCAGATTGAACCAATGGGTCCTATGACCCATTAAGTTTACCAGTTGGACGCTTGGTCTAGTTTTCAGAATATTGTCTAATGTAACAAAAGTAAGGTGCTCTCTTAATCATAGGGATGACTTACTCACTTATACAAACACATTTAATTGACCTAAAAATGTTTgtgttttatttaaaattaattgGAACCAACATCAAGGTAACATTAATTAGATTTTACATCTATAATCACGTAAAAAAGATTGTTTTCTttccagaagaagaagaacatacaTTTGATAAACACAAATATAACGCCAAAAAAATGAGTCAAATTAACAACAACAAGAAATCCCCATCTGATCAGAACTTTGTCTTCATCATAATAAACACCATTGATCAACAATATTAATATATATAGACAAAAGAGAGAATTAGAAGATCATTTCCTTCTCACCATTGACGCAGGATTCCCATCGAACAATTCATCGATAGACGTCTCAATATCTTCCGGTCCATACTTTATATACTTCTCGGACTGTCTCCCTGAATCCAAGTACTGCCTAAACCTTGCTAAAAAAGATCGATAAGCTGGTATCATAACGGCTGATATCGAAACCCTGAGCTCGGACTGGAGTTGCTCGTCACTTACAACCCACGAGCTCTGCGCTTTATGAATTTCTTCAAACATTGTGTTAAAAGCCTTGAACCTTTCTTTCAATACTGGCTTTGAGACTTTACCATGTACTTGTAAACCTTCATCTCTAAGACATGCTAACACCTTACCCCATGTCTCTCTTTGATAGTTCTTGTGATACTGTCGAAGGTCCGAGGATCTTTTACGACTCCAATTGTCGCCCATTAGATGATAAATCTCGACTGAACCCTTAATCTTTTGCATTATATAGCGTCCATTATTCATCAAGAAAATGTAACTTAATGAAAGATCTTTGTACAATTTGGCTTTCGACTCAAGATTTGCATCGAGTAGATCCATTACGTTTACCAGCTGCAATGCGAAAGGAGATTGTGGTGCCGATTGATTGTTACGTGCATTATCATCGTTATTATCGCCTTCTTGATCATCTTCGGATGGATTATCAATCTTTTTGTGTTCATTGAATACTTGTTCTAATGTATCTTTATATTCACATGCGTATTTTAGATAATTCATTGTGTAACGAGTTAAAGGATGAACTGCACCACCGGGTACAGGCGTTTTACCTGTATCGCTCTTAATTGAATTTTCTAAATCACAGAAAATGCTTACCACTGCCTCTCCGAGCCGACAACGAGCAGAAGAAATTTCCGCTTTAAGTTCCACTGACGATTCGTTGAAGAATACTTCATCCATGGCTGGAATAAGATCACGCAAGGTTTCGTACATGTCGAGGAACTTGAAGAGTTTTTCAGCTGATCTTTTCGTCATAGCAACAGCTTCGGCGAAATTCAAAAGTTGTATAATGATCCCTCGCGTAAGATTACTGAACAGACTGTCCGCCACACGAGGATAATCCGAGAAAACCGCTTCGCAAAGCTTCTTCTCACCTGAGAAATAAATTGTGATGCATCTTTTAAACGTTTTAATCCATGTAGATATCTCCGACTCAAGAGACTCCCATTGCATCTTCTGCACATCGTCGATGCTAATCTTTTCAAACCCCATCTTGTTTAAGCTTTCTTCAAAAACATTTCTCCTTGTTATGCTATACACCTGACAACACTCGGTTTCGTACCCGCCGGATATCATAGCCGTTGCGACTCGGTTCAGGTTCGTTACAACCTCCGGTGCATATCCGGGGAATTCGGATTCAGCACTAGCAGAACCAGGTTCTTGTGGGATTACAACACAAGCTGTACTAGTTGTGCGATCAAGATCTTTGGAAGAGGAATGCTTCTTTGATTTAGGATTGATCACAATCGGTTCGACTTCGCAGCTTCTGGATTCATCGAGTAATGCACGAAACTCTTCTTCTAAGAACGTCATTGCCTTTTGTAAAACAGTACTAGTACGGTTGAAAGACTTGGCGTAATTCAAATCGAAATGAAACTCTTTGAGGGAATTTGTCAAGTTTGATATCCTGTAAATAGATTGAAGAAGAGACGGACCTTCTTCTGAATTCTGAAGCCACTTCTCAGGTTCTTTGCTTGAATCTTGGTTCAACAAATCCGCTTCAACAACCTTAAGAAAGTTTTCAATGGAAACAGGGATCTCCGGTGGAGGATTTCGTTCGTCACCAACCGTAGCAGTAGATAAAAGATTAAGAAAC
Coding sequences within:
- the LOC113271544 gene encoding exocyst complex component EXO70B1-like: MEKTFCLPPEKSGSFACRSYPNNNNNNNSSPKHTSDITVSLSPQASSLQSLDSIPESPKLQEENIHNNKEETHEEEEQQVTTPTATEPESSSPSDLDSNINKLSEDIDRFLNLLSTATVGDERNPPPEIPVSIENFLKVVEADLLNQDSSKEPEKWLQNSEEGPSLLQSIYRISNLTNSLKEFHFDLNYAKSFNRTSTVLQKAMTFLEEEFRALLDESRSCEVEPIVINPKSKKHSSSKDLDRTTSTACVVIPQEPGSASAESEFPGYAPEVVTNLNRVATAMISGGYETECCQVYSITRRNVFEESLNKMGFEKISIDDVQKMQWESLESEISTWIKTFKRCITIYFSGEKKLCEAVFSDYPRVADSLFSNLTRGIIIQLLNFAEAVAMTKRSAEKLFKFLDMYETLRDLIPAMDEVFFNESSVELKAEISSARCRLGEAVVSIFCDLENSIKSDTGKTPVPGGAVHPLTRYTMNYLKYACEYKDTLEQVFNEHKKIDNPSEDDQEGDNNDDNARNNQSAPQSPFALQLVNVMDLLDANLESKAKLYKDLSLSYIFLMNNGRYIMQKIKGSVEIYHLMGDNWSRKRSSDLRQYHKNYQRETWGKVLACLRDEGLQVHGKVSKPVLKERFKAFNTMFEEIHKAQSSWVVSDEQLQSELRVSISAVMIPAYRSFLARFRQYLDSGRQSEKYIKYGPEDIETSIDELFDGNPASMVRRK